In a genomic window of Bacteroidota bacterium:
- a CDS encoding ATP-binding protein → MKKSQNGLTDAEILRHKAEEKQKAQQPKVKNIFSEADNIKLIHELEVHQIELEMQHEELEVAKANAEITAAKYTTLYNFAPSGYISLSKEGTVLQLNLRAATILGKERIHLIDRRLGQFISLETRPAFNAFINKSFEQQGKQTCEAVVEIEGRPAQYIYFEGTHTKSGEECMLTMIDITERKQSELALQMSKDFLENIINAVASPIFVKDQSLKFCVVNDALCSLLNKSKNELIGKTGHEYFPDDQNEVFFRVDNEVLTTGRENINEEYLTDGEGVVRTIVTRKTFYADSLGNKFLVGIISDISELKNANKEIRSLNLGLEDRVRKRTNELEQANKELESFSYSISHDLQSPLRHISSFTDLLIGDYNEILPDEARHFLSTIKRNAVQMSVLIDALLDFARNNRKELMKTKLDMNKVVQAAWLQVKPKEKDRIIDWQVANLPKVNGDYSLLFLAWLNLIGNAVKYSKNREKAVIKVACQETDTEFIFSISDNGIGFDMKYAQKLYGVFQRMDTSKGFDGAGIGLANVHNIITRHGGKCWAEAEPDKGATFYISLPR, encoded by the coding sequence ATGAAGAAATCACAAAACGGTTTGACCGATGCTGAAATTCTTCGCCATAAGGCTGAAGAAAAGCAAAAAGCCCAGCAACCTAAAGTAAAAAATATATTTTCGGAAGCGGATAATATTAAACTCATTCATGAATTAGAGGTGCACCAGATAGAGCTGGAGATGCAGCACGAAGAGCTGGAGGTGGCAAAAGCGAATGCTGAAATTACCGCAGCCAAATATACTACATTGTACAATTTTGCCCCGAGCGGATACATTTCCCTGTCAAAAGAAGGCACTGTTTTGCAGCTTAATTTGCGTGCCGCCACCATTCTTGGCAAAGAACGCATACATTTAATTGATAGGAGGTTGGGCCAATTTATTTCATTGGAAACCCGGCCTGCATTTAATGCCTTTATCAATAAGTCGTTTGAGCAACAGGGTAAACAAACGTGTGAAGCTGTAGTTGAAATTGAAGGCCGGCCGGCGCAGTATATTTATTTTGAAGGAACGCATACAAAAAGCGGTGAGGAATGTATGCTCACTATGATTGATATCACAGAACGTAAGCAGTCGGAATTGGCACTGCAAATGTCAAAAGATTTCCTTGAAAATATTATTAATGCTGTTGCTTCGCCAATTTTTGTCAAAGATCAAAGCTTAAAGTTTTGTGTGGTGAACGATGCTTTATGCTCCTTGCTGAATAAATCAAAAAATGAATTGATTGGTAAAACCGGTCACGAGTATTTTCCGGATGACCAAAACGAGGTGTTTTTTCGCGTAGACAATGAGGTTTTAACTACCGGAAGAGAAAATATCAACGAGGAATATCTTACAGATGGTGAGGGCGTTGTACGAACTATCGTGACAAGAAAAACCTTCTATGCAGATTCTTTAGGAAACAAGTTTCTTGTTGGGATTATTAGTGACATCAGTGAATTAAAGAATGCGAACAAAGAGATTCGCAGCCTTAATCTTGGATTGGAGGATAGGGTTCGTAAGCGCACCAATGAGCTTGAACAGGCAAACAAAGAACTTGAGAGTTTTTCGTATAGCATATCGCATGATCTTCAATCGCCTTTGAGGCACATCAGCAGCTTTACCGATTTGCTTATCGGCGATTACAACGAAATCCTGCCTGACGAGGCACGACATTTTTTGAGTACCATCAAGAGAAATGCAGTTCAGATGTCTGTTCTGATAGATGCCCTGTTGGATTTTGCTAGAAACAACCGTAAGGAATTGATGAAAACGAAACTGGATATGAACAAGGTGGTGCAGGCTGCCTGGCTTCAGGTAAAACCCAAAGAGAAGGATCGAATTATCGATTGGCAGGTGGCAAATCTTCCGAAGGTGAATGGCGATTACAGTTTGTTATTTCTGGCATGGCTCAACCTTATTGGTAATGCGGTTAAATATTCAAAAAATAGAGAAAAAGCTGTGATTAAAGTAGCATGTCAGGAAACGGACACCGAATTCATATTTTCTATAAGCGATAACGGGATAGGTTTTGACATGAAGTATGCGCAGAAATTATATGGCGTATTTCAGCGGATGGACACTTCGAAAGGTTTTGATGGTGCAGGCATTGGCCTTGCAAATGTTCACAACATTATCACCCGGCATGGTGGCAAATGCTGGGCAGAGGCCGAGCCTGATAAGGGCGCTACATTTTATATTTCGCTTCCCCGGTAA
- a CDS encoding flavodoxin family protein, producing MKVIAINGSPRSDGNTFHALNMAGNELISQGVEFEILHIGNKMIHGCMACYNCVKSKDEKCAIKTDDMNLWIQQLKQADGIILGSPVYYSGIAGTMKSFLDRLFFVASSSGTFRGKVGASVVAVRRSGGSSTFDSLNHYIMYSEMIVATSSYWNVIHGGAPGEAEQDLEGTQVMRVLGKNMAWLLKVREATAGTIEQAAKEKKVVTSFIR from the coding sequence ATGAAAGTTATCGCTATAAACGGAAGTCCCAGAAGTGACGGGAACACTTTTCATGCACTCAACATGGCAGGCAATGAATTGATATCGCAGGGTGTTGAATTTGAAATACTGCATATCGGAAATAAAATGATACACGGCTGCATGGCGTGTTATAACTGCGTAAAGAGCAAAGATGAGAAGTGCGCGATAAAAACCGATGATATGAATCTGTGGATACAGCAGCTAAAGCAAGCCGATGGCATCATACTAGGTTCTCCGGTTTATTATTCGGGCATCGCAGGCACCATGAAAAGCTTTCTGGACCGGCTGTTTTTTGTTGCTTCCTCAAGCGGCACTTTCCGCGGAAAAGTAGGTGCATCGGTGGTGGCAGTGCGCAGGTCGGGCGGTTCATCTACGTTCGACAGTCTGAACCATTACATCATGTATTCAGAAATGATTGTAGCTACTTCAAGCTACTGGAATGTAATTCACGGCGGTGCGCCGGGCGAAGCTGAACAGGATCTTGAGGGAACTCAGGTGATGCGCGTTCTGGGAAAAAATATGGCATGGCTGCTGAAGGTCAGAGAAGCTAC